The following proteins are co-located in the Micromonospora coriariae genome:
- a CDS encoding Clp protease N-terminal domain-containing protein, with product MTDPLQMTNPVRLDDLIQAIKKAHTDALDQLTDAVIAADHLGDVADHLIGHFVDQARRSGASWTDIGRSMGVSKQAAQKRFVPKASTDAAALDPNAGFGRFTPRARNVVMASQEEARASGHAEIGPEHLVLGLLAEPDGLAAKVLAGRGASPEAVREAVGAALPPPADQVPDLIPYDARGKKALELTFREALRLGHNYIGTEHILLALLEQEDGAGVLTDLGLEKATVEADLTTALAAAVAQK from the coding sequence ATGACGGATCCTCTTCAGATGACCAATCCCGTTCGCCTCGACGACCTGATCCAGGCGATCAAGAAGGCGCACACCGACGCGCTCGACCAGCTCACCGACGCGGTGATCGCCGCCGACCACCTGGGTGACGTGGCCGACCACCTGATCGGTCACTTCGTCGACCAGGCCCGGCGCTCGGGCGCCTCGTGGACGGACATCGGCCGCAGCATGGGGGTCAGCAAGCAGGCCGCGCAGAAGCGCTTCGTGCCGAAGGCCTCGACCGACGCGGCGGCGCTCGACCCGAACGCCGGCTTCGGCCGGTTCACTCCCCGGGCCCGCAACGTGGTGATGGCCTCGCAGGAGGAGGCCCGCGCCAGCGGCCACGCCGAAATCGGCCCCGAGCACCTGGTGCTGGGCCTGCTGGCCGAGCCGGACGGGCTGGCGGCCAAGGTGCTGGCTGGTCGCGGCGCCTCCCCGGAGGCGGTGCGCGAGGCGGTGGGTGCCGCCCTTCCGCCGCCGGCCGACCAGGTCCCGGACCTCATCCCGTACGACGCGCGCGGCAAGAAGGCTCTGGAGCTGACCTTCCGGGAGGCGCTGCGGCTCGGGCACAACTACATCGGCACCGAGCACATCCTGCTCGCCCTGCTCGAGCAGGAGGACGGCGCGGGCGTGCTGACCGACCTCGGCCTGGAGAAGGCGACCGTCGAGGCCGACCTGACCACCGCCCTCGCCGCGGCCGTCGCGCAGAAGTGA
- a CDS encoding carboxymuconolactone decarboxylase family protein: protein MIIEPRIQNPAGLLPDAVKAINLLYKAAHSAGVPGSTLELVHLRASQINGCGPCVDAGARGARKAGETEERLFAVAAWRETPYFTEAERAALALAEAATRLADQADAVPDAIWAEAARHFGEKELAAIVLWVATTNFFNRLNVTTRQLAPQNWG, encoded by the coding sequence ATGATCATCGAACCCCGCATCCAGAACCCCGCCGGCCTGCTGCCGGACGCCGTGAAGGCGATCAACCTGCTCTACAAGGCCGCCCACTCGGCCGGGGTGCCGGGCAGCACGCTGGAGCTGGTGCATCTGCGGGCCAGTCAGATCAACGGGTGCGGCCCGTGCGTCGACGCCGGCGCCCGGGGCGCGCGGAAGGCGGGCGAGACCGAGGAGCGGCTGTTCGCTGTGGCAGCCTGGCGGGAGACCCCGTACTTCACCGAGGCGGAGCGGGCGGCGCTGGCGCTCGCGGAGGCCGCCACCCGGCTCGCCGACCAGGCCGACGCCGTGCCCGACGCCATCTGGGCGGAGGCTGCCCGGCACTTCGGCGAGAAGGAGCTCGCCGCGATCGTGCTCTGGGTGGCGACGACCAACTTCTTCAACCGGCTCAACGTCACCACCCGGCAGTTGGCCCCGCAGAACTGGGGCTGA
- a CDS encoding FUSC family protein produces MPANQEPTADVDPARHGRSWAGRTVDRLPERGQHLVRARAWRLRLFGLLAVQAGFAAAIAWFVGYQFLDNPSPVLAPTTAVGIVAAAMGTRLRRTIELLVGVILGLAVGDTLMPLFGIGPWQTGAVVVLAIIVAILLKGGGSLLTQAGGTAVLIATLEPPVRELSIPRFVDASVGGLVGLAVGLLVVPIHPQRTVQRLAEPVLGPGIAAMHDLAVALRARDLEQAQRSLRQLRDLDPRLNALEDGLAAAQEVVRLAPLRWRDRTSLAFYTNAVRHLERSLNGCRSIARRLTTALKDDEPIPEELPAAIDLLADSVQSLRCTIRAGEKPHEAREQVLAAVELVGRAQGVPDPTSPHTHRLAYSGLIAVGEFRAVAHDLLIASGMDTDEAAALVRRAVDRDEPD; encoded by the coding sequence GTGCCCGCGAACCAGGAGCCGACAGCCGACGTCGACCCGGCGCGGCACGGGCGGTCGTGGGCCGGCCGGACGGTCGATCGCCTGCCGGAGCGGGGGCAGCATCTGGTACGCGCCCGCGCCTGGCGGTTACGCCTGTTCGGCCTGCTCGCCGTGCAGGCCGGCTTCGCCGCGGCGATCGCCTGGTTCGTGGGGTACCAGTTCCTGGACAATCCCTCCCCGGTCCTGGCACCGACCACCGCGGTCGGCATCGTGGCCGCCGCGATGGGAACACGGCTGCGGCGCACGATCGAGCTGCTGGTCGGGGTGATCCTCGGACTCGCGGTCGGTGACACGCTCATGCCGCTCTTCGGCATCGGGCCCTGGCAGACCGGCGCGGTCGTCGTGCTGGCGATCATCGTCGCCATCCTGCTCAAGGGCGGTGGTTCACTGCTCACCCAGGCCGGCGGTACCGCGGTGCTCATCGCCACCCTGGAGCCGCCGGTGCGTGAACTGTCCATCCCCCGCTTCGTGGACGCCTCGGTCGGGGGCCTGGTCGGGCTGGCCGTTGGTCTGCTGGTGGTGCCCATCCACCCGCAACGGACGGTGCAGCGGCTGGCTGAACCCGTCCTTGGTCCGGGGATCGCCGCCATGCACGACCTGGCTGTCGCGCTACGCGCCCGTGATCTTGAGCAGGCCCAGCGGAGCCTACGCCAGTTGCGCGACCTCGACCCCCGGCTGAACGCGCTGGAGGACGGGCTCGCCGCTGCCCAGGAGGTGGTGCGATTAGCGCCGTTACGCTGGCGCGACCGCACTTCTCTGGCCTTCTATACCAATGCCGTGCGGCACCTGGAGCGCAGCCTGAACGGTTGCCGATCCATCGCGCGGCGACTCACGACAGCACTCAAGGACGATGAACCCATACCTGAGGAACTGCCCGCGGCCATCGACCTGCTGGCCGACAGCGTGCAGAGCCTGAGGTGCACGATTCGCGCCGGCGAGAAGCCCCACGAAGCGCGCGAGCAGGTTTTGGCGGCCGTCGAGTTGGTCGGACGGGCGCAGGGAGTCCCGGACCCCACCAGCCCGCACACCCACCGGTTGGCCTACTCCGGGCTGATCGCCGTGGGTGAGTTTCGGGCAGTCGCGCACGACCTGCTCATCGCCAGCGGGATGGACACCGACGAAGCGGCAGCGCTGGTAAGGCGAGCGGTCGACAGGGACGAGCCGGACTAA
- a CDS encoding VOC family protein encodes MSLRGFATINIWADDVAAATAWYAEFLGIEAYFLRSGPDGRPAYTEFRIGDYQAELGIIDRRYAPPGTNGPGGAVMHWHVDDLHATVDRLLAMGATEYQPITPHGDEGFVTAAVVDPFGNVLGVMNNPHYLDVLSSRKPA; translated from the coding sequence ATGAGCCTGCGAGGATTCGCCACAATCAACATCTGGGCGGACGACGTGGCAGCGGCGACGGCCTGGTACGCGGAATTTCTGGGCATCGAGGCCTACTTCCTGCGCTCCGGCCCGGACGGACGCCCCGCCTACACCGAGTTCCGCATCGGCGACTACCAGGCGGAGCTGGGCATCATCGACCGCAGGTACGCGCCGCCCGGCACGAACGGGCCCGGCGGCGCCGTCATGCACTGGCACGTCGACGACCTGCACGCCACCGTCGATCGGCTGCTGGCGATGGGCGCGACGGAGTACCAGCCGATCACACCGCACGGGGACGAGGGGTTCGTCACGGCCGCGGTGGTCGATCCGTTCGGCAACGTGCTGGGCGTCATGAACAATCCGCACTACCTCGACGTCCTCTCGTCCCGGAAGCCGGCGTGA
- a CDS encoding DNA repair protein: MPIQPNDRYQQDPERLWRAAEAAGRFPAQPRYRGTRTTGAARALPWAELNKLPAGSSSRRGLNTR; encoded by the coding sequence ATGCCGATTCAGCCGAACGACCGCTACCAGCAGGACCCCGAGCGACTCTGGCGGGCAGCGGAGGCCGCCGGACGCTTCCCGGCCCAGCCGCGGTACCGCGGGACCCGCACGACGGGTGCCGCGCGCGCCCTGCCGTGGGCGGAGCTGAACAAGTTGCCGGCCGGCAGCTCCAGCCGGCGAGGCCTCAACACCCGCTGA
- a CDS encoding glycoside hydrolase family 3 N-terminal domain-containing protein, which yields MGLDPGLRRLALGTLLAAYPGPVPPDWAVDLVADGLAGHTLFGTNVHDPSQVAASTAALRAGRADVLIAIDEEGGDVTRLAHATGSPYPGNAALGAIGDVALTRRVYQAIGAELADLGITVNLAPTVDVNTADDNPVIGTRSFGADPVRVAAHSAAAVAGLQAAGVAACAKHFPGHGATVTDSHHELPTVDVPLALLRQRDLPPFAAVVAAGARAVMTAHIRVPALTGAGPATFSRAVLVDLLRTEYGFTGAVITDALEMKGAAVAAGGVGPAAVRALAAGADLLCIGAKVDAELVERVAAEIIDALTDGRLATARVEEAAGRAAALAAWTRTAGETPATPEADLGYAAARRAVQVEGILTGLGRPLVVQLHTESTIAEGRVPWGLGPHLDGVQEIRVIAAETDKATLRELAGDRPIVLVGRHLHRLPGGPELIAGLAAEHPVTVVEMGWPAQWRPAGVRAFVTTYGASHANGRAAAEALGLAS from the coding sequence GTGGGGCTCGATCCAGGACTGCGCCGGCTCGCGCTCGGCACGCTGCTCGCCGCGTACCCGGGACCGGTCCCCCCGGACTGGGCCGTCGACCTGGTGGCCGACGGACTGGCCGGGCACACCCTGTTCGGCACCAACGTGCACGACCCGTCCCAGGTCGCGGCGAGCACCGCCGCACTGCGCGCCGGCCGGGCGGACGTGCTGATCGCCATCGACGAGGAGGGTGGCGACGTGACCCGCCTGGCCCACGCCACCGGCAGCCCGTACCCCGGCAACGCCGCCCTCGGCGCGATCGGCGACGTGGCGCTCACCCGGCGGGTCTACCAGGCGATCGGCGCCGAGCTGGCCGACCTCGGCATCACCGTCAACCTCGCCCCGACGGTGGACGTGAACACCGCCGACGACAACCCGGTGATCGGCACGCGGTCGTTCGGCGCGGACCCGGTGCGGGTCGCCGCCCACTCGGCCGCCGCCGTGGCCGGCCTGCAGGCCGCCGGCGTCGCCGCCTGCGCCAAACATTTCCCCGGCCACGGCGCCACCGTCACCGACTCCCACCACGAGCTGCCCACCGTGGACGTTCCGTTGGCACTGCTGCGCCAGCGGGACCTGCCGCCGTTCGCCGCGGTCGTCGCCGCCGGGGCACGCGCGGTGATGACCGCGCACATCCGGGTGCCGGCGCTGACCGGCGCCGGTCCGGCCACCTTCAGCCGGGCCGTCCTCGTCGACCTGCTGCGCACCGAGTACGGCTTCACCGGCGCCGTCATCACCGACGCGCTGGAGATGAAGGGCGCGGCGGTGGCGGCCGGCGGCGTGGGCCCGGCCGCGGTGCGGGCCCTGGCGGCCGGCGCCGACCTGCTCTGCATCGGCGCGAAGGTCGACGCCGAACTGGTCGAGCGGGTGGCCGCCGAGATCATCGACGCGCTCACCGACGGCCGGCTGGCGACCGCCCGCGTCGAGGAGGCCGCCGGCCGCGCCGCGGCGCTCGCCGCGTGGACCCGGACCGCCGGCGAGACGCCGGCCACACCGGAAGCCGACCTGGGGTACGCGGCGGCGCGCCGGGCGGTCCAGGTGGAGGGGATCCTCACCGGCCTGGGCCGGCCACTGGTGGTGCAGCTGCACACCGAGTCCACAATCGCCGAGGGGCGGGTGCCGTGGGGCCTCGGCCCACACCTGGACGGTGTGCAGGAGATCCGGGTGATCGCCGCCGAGACCGACAAGGCGACGCTGCGCGAGCTGGCCGGCGACCGGCCGATCGTGCTGGTCGGGCGGCACCTGCACCGGCTGCCCGGCGGCCCGGAGCTGATCGCCGGCCTGGCCGCGGAGCATCCGGTGACCGTGGTGGAGATGGGCTGGCCCGCGCAGTGGCGCCCGGCGGGCGTACGCGCCTTCGTCACCACGTACGGCGCGAGCCACGCCAACGGTCGAGCGGCGGCGGAAGCACTCGGTCTGGCGAGCTGA
- a CDS encoding J domain-containing protein: MFPDGQDPYALLGVTRDSTVTEIRERYLVLAQIWHPDRHQSSPAQVREEVTRQMQQINAAYKHLTAVHTRAHQDRERQTRERQDRERDTRERQNRERDARERQARERETRERENPRAQWTHPRFEAGSGFDTSTNPRPTIHPIAITLRSGERGYTLRAHLDDQQTDAAFLGAQSRLLLFRSAESMRTYLARTEAHELATIAGWDSFLDGMGSTPTEPDDEHSFDFDLITYSLRFPPAQWVPTLFIANRDLIREVSEAFELGDVLKQLAVGSPLDYLDDLFRVVDRPVAGWGARRQLASLQAGRFSGGWRGAIAGVEERVRWLR; this comes from the coding sequence ATGTTCCCTGACGGCCAGGATCCGTACGCGCTTCTCGGCGTGACACGGGATTCGACGGTCACGGAGATTCGGGAGCGCTACCTCGTACTCGCGCAGATCTGGCATCCGGACAGGCACCAGTCGAGCCCCGCGCAGGTCCGGGAGGAAGTCACCCGGCAGATGCAGCAGATCAACGCGGCGTACAAGCATCTGACAGCCGTCCACACCCGCGCCCATCAGGACCGCGAGCGTCAGACCCGGGAACGCCAGGACCGCGAGCGCGACACCCGCGAGCGCCAGAACCGCGAACGTGATGCCCGCGAACGTCAGGCCCGGGAACGCGAGACCCGCGAACGCGAGAATCCCAGAGCACAGTGGACGCACCCGAGATTCGAGGCGGGAAGCGGGTTCGACACCTCAACGAACCCGCGTCCAACTATTCACCCGATTGCCATCACACTTCGATCCGGCGAAAGGGGCTACACGCTTCGCGCGCACCTCGACGACCAACAGACCGATGCGGCATTCCTCGGCGCCCAGAGTCGCCTGCTCCTGTTCAGATCCGCGGAGTCCATGCGTACGTATCTGGCCCGGACCGAAGCCCACGAACTGGCCACCATCGCGGGGTGGGACAGTTTCCTGGACGGTATGGGCAGCACCCCGACGGAGCCTGACGACGAACACAGCTTCGACTTCGACCTCATCACGTACAGCCTGAGGTTTCCGCCGGCGCAGTGGGTCCCGACGTTGTTCATCGCCAACCGGGACCTCATCCGGGAGGTCTCGGAGGCGTTCGAGCTCGGCGATGTGCTCAAGCAGCTGGCCGTGGGTTCGCCCCTGGACTACCTCGATGACCTGTTTCGTGTCGTTGACAGGCCGGTCGCCGGCTGGGGCGCCCGTCGCCAACTCGCGTCCCTCCAGGCTGGGCGGTTCAGCGGCGGGTGGCGGGGAGCGATCGCCGGAGTTGAAGAGCGCGTCCGCTGGCTACGGTGA
- a CDS encoding DUF72 domain-containing protein: MWTHRSWQGRLLAHPLAPQERLRHYASWCDAVEGNTTFYATPARDTVASWAAQTDPDFRFVLKLPRIVTHERRLTDADEPLRAFLDAIEPLGPRVHALWLQLPGSFSPADVATLGRFLSRLPRSHRYAVEVRHPAFFTDPRATRLLTETLTGAAAEWVPFDTTAFFASPPTSDAERDAWLKKPRVPLRSLALTDRPIVRYLGRDDATRTVEGWQRWVDVVAGWLREGRSPTMFVHTPDNADAPVLARRFHDEVRARVPELDALPEPIPVEPLTLF; encoded by the coding sequence ATGTGGACGCACAGGTCGTGGCAGGGCCGGCTGCTGGCGCATCCCCTTGCGCCGCAGGAGCGCCTACGGCACTACGCCAGTTGGTGCGACGCGGTCGAGGGCAACACGACGTTCTACGCCACTCCGGCCCGGGACACCGTGGCGTCCTGGGCCGCGCAGACGGATCCCGATTTCCGGTTCGTCCTGAAGCTACCCAGGATCGTCACCCACGAACGCCGGCTCACCGATGCCGACGAGCCGCTGCGCGCGTTCCTGGACGCGATCGAGCCGCTCGGCCCGCGCGTCCACGCCCTGTGGCTCCAGTTGCCGGGGTCGTTCTCGCCCGCCGACGTCGCGACCCTGGGCCGCTTCCTGAGCCGGCTCCCCCGGTCCCACCGGTACGCCGTCGAGGTCCGCCATCCCGCGTTCTTCACCGACCCCCGCGCGACGCGGCTCCTCACGGAGACCCTCACCGGCGCCGCCGCGGAGTGGGTCCCCTTCGACACCACCGCGTTCTTCGCCAGCCCGCCCACCAGCGACGCCGAGCGGGACGCCTGGCTCAAGAAACCCCGGGTGCCGCTTCGCTCTCTCGCGCTGACCGACCGGCCGATCGTCCGCTACCTCGGCCGCGACGACGCCACGCGGACGGTTGAGGGGTGGCAGCGCTGGGTCGACGTCGTCGCCGGATGGCTGCGCGAGGGGCGCTCGCCGACGATGTTCGTCCACACCCCGGACAACGCCGACGCGCCCGTGCTCGCCCGCCGCTTCCACGATGAGGTACGAGCGCGCGTACCGGAGCTTGACGCGCTGCCCGAGCCGATACCTGTCGAGCCCCTGACCCTGTTCTGA
- a CDS encoding glycoside hydrolase family 15 protein, giving the protein MEGYPGVGEHGLIGDLQTAALVSKDGTIDWFCAPRFDSPSVFGALLDRSKGGHFQLSPDGIEYTSKQLYLPGTAILITRFHSADGVGEVVDFMPVTGEQVTDRHRLVRLIRMVRGSMPFRFDCRPRFNYGRDPYELEVHPEGDVFRSATLALTLAPFKNTERLIDARDIRRDAEGVRAVYTLHEGDVGGVVLETNCPHAPRAISTDEACELLAETRDFWRRWVGRSRYTGRWREMVERSAMTLKLMTYAPTGALVAAPTAGLPEQVGGPRNWDYRYTWVRDASISVHALLGLGFTDEARKYLFWLEARIRDAANGDVPLQVMYRIDGSPDLAEEVLDHLEGYRGSAPVRVGNGAAGQLQLDIYGEALNSLEFADRHGLIAPHEGWRKAAGLMDWLCEHWDQPEDGIWETRSGRQDFTYGRVMSWVALDRAVRLAQRLGRPGDTTRWTTERNAIYEQVMARGFHTERRAFVQHYRTHILDASLLAMPSVGFISPSDPMWESTLRAMDAELVSDSLVYRYDPTASPDGLAGTEGTFSMCSFWYVQALADSGRLDEARLTFEKMFTYSSSLGLYSEEIAPNGEQIGNFPQAFSHLSLISTAVHLDGLLDSQQ; this is encoded by the coding sequence GTGGAAGGCTATCCGGGGGTAGGGGAGCATGGGCTGATCGGTGATCTGCAGACCGCAGCGCTGGTCAGCAAGGACGGCACGATCGACTGGTTCTGCGCGCCGCGCTTCGACTCGCCGAGCGTGTTCGGCGCCTTGCTGGATCGCAGCAAGGGCGGCCACTTCCAGCTCTCACCGGACGGCATCGAGTACACCAGCAAACAGCTCTACCTGCCGGGTACGGCGATCCTGATCACCCGCTTCCACAGCGCCGACGGTGTGGGCGAGGTGGTGGACTTCATGCCCGTCACCGGCGAACAGGTCACCGACCGGCACCGGTTGGTCCGGCTGATCCGGATGGTCCGGGGGAGCATGCCGTTCCGCTTCGACTGTCGGCCACGCTTCAACTACGGGCGCGACCCGTACGAGCTCGAAGTGCACCCGGAGGGCGACGTCTTCCGCAGCGCGACCCTGGCCCTCACCCTCGCCCCCTTCAAGAACACGGAACGGCTGATCGACGCCAGGGACATCCGGCGCGACGCGGAGGGTGTGCGCGCGGTGTACACGCTGCACGAGGGGGACGTCGGCGGCGTGGTCCTGGAGACGAACTGCCCGCACGCGCCGCGAGCGATCAGCACGGACGAGGCGTGCGAACTGCTCGCCGAGACCCGCGACTTCTGGCGGCGGTGGGTGGGCCGATCCCGCTACACGGGCCGCTGGAGAGAGATGGTCGAGCGGTCGGCGATGACCCTCAAGCTGATGACGTACGCCCCGACCGGCGCGCTGGTCGCCGCGCCCACCGCGGGGCTGCCGGAGCAGGTCGGCGGGCCGCGGAACTGGGACTATCGCTACACGTGGGTCCGGGACGCGTCCATCTCGGTGCACGCGCTGCTCGGCCTGGGCTTCACCGACGAGGCCCGGAAGTATCTGTTCTGGCTCGAGGCGCGCATCCGCGACGCAGCGAACGGCGATGTGCCCCTGCAGGTCATGTACCGGATCGACGGCTCACCGGACCTCGCCGAGGAGGTGCTGGACCACCTGGAGGGGTACCGCGGCTCGGCGCCGGTGCGGGTGGGCAACGGCGCGGCGGGTCAGCTGCAACTCGACATCTACGGCGAGGCGCTCAACTCGTTGGAGTTCGCCGACCGGCACGGGCTGATCGCCCCGCACGAGGGATGGCGGAAGGCCGCGGGTCTGATGGACTGGCTCTGCGAGCACTGGGACCAGCCCGAGGACGGCATCTGGGAAACCCGGTCCGGCCGGCAGGACTTCACCTACGGGCGGGTGATGTCCTGGGTGGCGCTCGACCGCGCCGTCCGCCTCGCGCAGCGACTCGGGCGGCCCGGCGACACCACCCGCTGGACGACCGAACGCAACGCCATCTACGAGCAGGTCATGGCGCGCGGCTTCCACACGGAGCGTCGCGCGTTCGTGCAGCACTACCGCACGCACATCCTGGACGCGTCGCTGCTCGCGATGCCCTCGGTCGGCTTCATCTCGCCGAGCGACCCGATGTGGGAGTCGACACTGCGGGCGATGGACGCCGAACTGGTCTCCGACAGCCTCGTCTACCGCTACGACCCGACCGCCTCGCCGGACGGCCTGGCGGGCACCGAGGGCACCTTCAGCATGTGCAGCTTCTGGTACGTCCAGGCCCTCGCGGACTCCGGACGGCTCGACGAGGCACGGCTGACCTTCGAGAAGATGTTCACCTACAGCAGCTCACTGGGCCTCTACTCGGAGGAGATCGCCCCCAACGGTGAGCAGATCGGCAACTTCCCGCAGGCGTTCAGCCACCTCTCGCTGATCAGCACGGCCGTCCACCTCGACGGTCTCCTCGACAGTCAGCAGTGA
- a CDS encoding sigma-70 family RNA polymerase sigma factor: MIEADLLARRFEENRSRLRAVAHRMLGSGAEAEDAVQDTWLRLSRADVARIDNLPGWLTTTVGRVCLDRLRTRTAHPEQPWDTAAPEPDPTDGAPVDPEREAMLTESVGRALLVVLDTLAPTERFVFVLHDMFAVSFEEIAAVVDRSPAAVRQIASRARRRVHQGGTVREADPTRQRRVVEAFLAASREGRFDDLVSLLDPHVVMRADPVAASMGSAAETRGSAVIAGFFNGRAQGASPAYVDGMPGAVVGFGGVVKLVLSFIVTDRIIGIEVVADPAQLATLDLSVG; encoded by the coding sequence ATGATCGAGGCGGATCTGCTGGCCCGGCGCTTCGAGGAGAACCGCTCCCGGCTACGGGCGGTCGCCCACCGGATGCTGGGCTCCGGCGCGGAGGCCGAGGATGCCGTCCAGGACACCTGGCTGCGGCTCAGTCGCGCCGATGTCGCGCGCATCGACAACCTGCCCGGGTGGTTGACGACCACGGTCGGCCGGGTCTGCCTGGATCGACTGCGGACGCGCACCGCCCATCCGGAGCAGCCATGGGACACCGCCGCACCGGAGCCCGACCCGACCGACGGCGCCCCGGTCGACCCCGAGCGTGAGGCCATGCTGACCGAGTCGGTCGGCCGGGCTCTCCTGGTCGTCCTGGACACCCTCGCGCCGACCGAGCGGTTCGTGTTCGTCCTGCACGACATGTTCGCGGTCTCGTTCGAGGAGATCGCCGCCGTGGTCGACCGCAGTCCCGCCGCCGTCCGCCAGATCGCCAGCCGGGCCCGCCGCAGGGTGCACCAGGGCGGAACCGTCCGGGAGGCGGACCCGACCCGTCAGCGGCGCGTCGTCGAAGCCTTCCTCGCCGCCTCGCGCGAGGGCCGCTTCGACGACCTCGTCAGCCTGCTCGACCCGCACGTCGTCATGCGCGCCGATCCGGTCGCCGCGAGCATGGGTTCGGCCGCCGAGACGCGCGGCTCGGCCGTCATCGCCGGCTTCTTCAACGGCCGCGCCCAGGGAGCGTCGCCGGCGTACGTCGATGGGATGCCGGGCGCGGTCGTGGGGTTCGGCGGTGTCGTCAAGCTCGTGCTCAGCTTCATCGTCACCGACCGGATCATCGGCATCGAGGTGGTGGCCGACCCGGCACAGCTCGCGACGCTCGACCTGAGCGTCGGGTAG
- a CDS encoding nuclear transport factor 2 family protein — MDTRELAQRWARTWTEAWPARDVEAIAALQSEDGDHWASMFRPYRGRSGLRTYLKECFAEETRPAEVWFAEPQVDGDAAAVEYWAVIYVKGQPTTISGCTLLRFDEAGLVAEARDYSHVKEGRHAPPAGLLFDAIPGV, encoded by the coding sequence GTGGACACTCGGGAGTTGGCCCAGCGGTGGGCACGGACCTGGACCGAAGCCTGGCCGGCTCGGGACGTCGAGGCGATCGCCGCCCTGCAGAGCGAGGACGGCGACCACTGGGCCTCGATGTTCCGCCCGTACCGCGGGCGTTCCGGGCTTCGGACCTACCTCAAGGAGTGCTTCGCCGAGGAGACCCGCCCCGCCGAGGTGTGGTTCGCCGAGCCGCAGGTCGACGGTGACGCGGCGGCCGTGGAGTACTGGGCGGTGATCTACGTCAAGGGTCAACCGACGACCATCTCCGGCTGCACGTTGCTGCGCTTCGACGAGGCTGGGCTCGTGGCGGAGGCGCGCGACTACTCGCACGTCAAGGAGGGTCGCCACGCGCCGCCCGCCGGGCTGCTGTTCGACGCGATCCCTGGCGTTTAG
- a CDS encoding DUF4396 domain-containing protein, with amino-acid sequence MENTNPTRLAIAATLHCLTGCAIGEVLGMVIGTALGWSDLATIALAVALAFVFGYALTVRPVLRSGLPLARAIRVALVADTVSIAVMELVDNGVMLAVPGAMRAGLTDPLFWGSLAGALAVAFVVTVPVNRALIVRGRGHAAVHQHHHGGHHPNAPAAS; translated from the coding sequence ATGGAGAACACGAATCCCACACGACTGGCCATCGCCGCGACCCTGCACTGCCTCACCGGCTGCGCCATCGGTGAGGTGCTCGGCATGGTCATCGGCACCGCGCTCGGCTGGTCCGACCTGGCCACCATCGCCCTCGCCGTCGCGCTGGCGTTCGTCTTCGGCTACGCGTTGACGGTTCGCCCGGTGCTCCGTTCCGGCCTGCCGCTGGCGCGGGCGATCCGGGTGGCCCTGGTCGCCGACACCGTCAGCATCGCCGTGATGGAGTTGGTGGACAACGGCGTCATGCTGGCCGTGCCGGGCGCCATGCGGGCCGGCCTCACCGACCCGCTGTTCTGGGGCAGCCTGGCCGGCGCGTTGGCGGTGGCCTTCGTGGTCACGGTGCCGGTCAACCGGGCCCTGATCGTCCGCGGGAGAGGGCACGCGGCGGTGCACCAGCACCACCACGGCGGACATCACCCCAACGCTCCGGCGGCGTCGTAG
- a CDS encoding GNAT family N-acetyltransferase: MLERRLQLHLAIWLGLWPAPPGLHVIGSHRRAEPAWDGRLRPALAVDTGQSTVLSVPPDRLAAVRALVRDRPDRLLPALPETVGLPDWCVHDGPFRWTMAPAPLPDVGEWTESRAPGLPPWLRLFDRPVLVVRDPDGNYLAGAGIKRHDAYGHELAVGTVPAARGRGLARRLVAQAARRVLDEGAVPTYLHERDNHASARVAEAAGFPDRGWRAFGVYPR, from the coding sequence ATGCTCGAGCGGCGGCTCCAGCTGCACCTGGCCATCTGGCTCGGCCTGTGGCCGGCCCCGCCGGGGCTGCACGTGATCGGCTCGCACCGGCGGGCGGAACCGGCCTGGGACGGCCGGCTGCGTCCGGCGCTCGCCGTGGACACCGGGCAGAGCACTGTGCTCTCCGTGCCGCCGGACCGGCTGGCGGCGGTCCGCGCTCTGGTCCGCGATAGGCCGGACCGGCTGCTTCCGGCACTGCCGGAGACCGTCGGGCTGCCCGACTGGTGCGTGCACGACGGCCCCTTCCGGTGGACCATGGCTCCCGCGCCGCTGCCGGACGTGGGGGAGTGGACCGAGTCGAGGGCCCCCGGGCTGCCGCCCTGGCTGCGGCTGTTCGACCGGCCGGTGCTGGTGGTCCGCGACCCGGACGGCAACTACCTGGCCGGGGCCGGGATAAAGCGGCACGACGCGTACGGGCACGAGCTGGCCGTCGGCACCGTGCCCGCCGCGCGTGGTCGCGGTCTCGCCCGCCGGCTGGTGGCGCAGGCGGCCCGGCGGGTGCTCGACGAGGGTGCGGTGCCCACCTACCTGCACGAGCGGGACAACCACGCCTCGGCCCGGGTCGCGGAGGCAGCCGGCTTCCCGGACCGCGGCTGGCGTGCGTTCGGGGTCTATCCGCGCTGA